From the genome of Hemiscyllium ocellatum isolate sHemOce1 chromosome 15, sHemOce1.pat.X.cur, whole genome shotgun sequence, one region includes:
- the tp53rk gene encoding EKC/KEOPS complex subunit TP53RK isoform X1, whose product MAETSQQDELETIGKLRVQDFLLHFQMVKQGAEAKIYRGNFLGKPTVVKERFPKSYRHSTLDKKLTNRRTTQEVRSILRCRKAGIATPVVYFVDYNTSCIYFEDLVGAVTVRDYITSTHSSATDIAKLFPLAEKIGQILAKMHDEDVIHGDLTTSNMMIRQPGEELSLVLIDFGLSFISALPEDKGVDLYVLEKAFLSSHPNTENVFKVLLKSYSTTSKKSGPVLKKLNEVRQRGRKRSMVG is encoded by the exons ATGGCAGAAACTTCACAGCAGGATGAGCTGGAAACAATTGGGAAGCTGCGAGTCCAAgactttcttcttcatttccaaaTGGTCAAACAAGGTGCCGAAGCCAAAATCTACAGGGGCAATTTCCTTGGAAAGCCAACAGTTGTGAAGGAAAGATTCCCCAAATCATATCGACACTCAACTCTGGATAAGAAACTCACAAATCGCAGGACTACTCAGGAAGTACGATCCATCCTCAGGTGCAGGAAAGCTG GTATTGCAACCCCTGTAGTGTATTTTGTGGACTACAATACAAGTTGCATCTACTTTGAAGATTTAGTTGGGGCTGTAACTGTCCGTGACTACATAACTTCCACTCACAGTTCTGCAACAGATATAGCAAAGCTTTTTCCCTTGGCCGAAAAAATCGGGCAGATCCTGGCAAAGATGCACGATGAGGATGTTATCCATGGGGACCTCACTACCTCAAACATGATGATACGGCAACCTGGGGAAGAGTTGAGTTTGGTACTGATAGACTTTGGCCTAAGTTTTATATCTGCTTTACCTGAGGATAAAGGGGTCGATCTTTACGTTCTGGAAAAAGCTTTCCTGAGCAGTCACCCCAACACAGAAAATGTGTTCAAAGTTCTCCTTAAGAGTTACTCAACCACTTCTAAGAAGTCAGGCCCTGTGCTAAAAAAACTTAATGAAGTTaggcagagagggagaaaacGATCAATGGTTGGataa
- the tp53rk gene encoding EKC/KEOPS complex subunit TP53RK isoform X2: MVKQGAEAKIYRGNFLGKPTVVKERFPKSYRHSTLDKKLTNRRTTQEVRSILRCRKAGIATPVVYFVDYNTSCIYFEDLVGAVTVRDYITSTHSSATDIAKLFPLAEKIGQILAKMHDEDVIHGDLTTSNMMIRQPGEELSLVLIDFGLSFISALPEDKGVDLYVLEKAFLSSHPNTENVFKVLLKSYSTTSKKSGPVLKKLNEVRQRGRKRSMVG, encoded by the exons aTGGTCAAACAAGGTGCCGAAGCCAAAATCTACAGGGGCAATTTCCTTGGAAAGCCAACAGTTGTGAAGGAAAGATTCCCCAAATCATATCGACACTCAACTCTGGATAAGAAACTCACAAATCGCAGGACTACTCAGGAAGTACGATCCATCCTCAGGTGCAGGAAAGCTG GTATTGCAACCCCTGTAGTGTATTTTGTGGACTACAATACAAGTTGCATCTACTTTGAAGATTTAGTTGGGGCTGTAACTGTCCGTGACTACATAACTTCCACTCACAGTTCTGCAACAGATATAGCAAAGCTTTTTCCCTTGGCCGAAAAAATCGGGCAGATCCTGGCAAAGATGCACGATGAGGATGTTATCCATGGGGACCTCACTACCTCAAACATGATGATACGGCAACCTGGGGAAGAGTTGAGTTTGGTACTGATAGACTTTGGCCTAAGTTTTATATCTGCTTTACCTGAGGATAAAGGGGTCGATCTTTACGTTCTGGAAAAAGCTTTCCTGAGCAGTCACCCCAACACAGAAAATGTGTTCAAAGTTCTCCTTAAGAGTTACTCAACCACTTCTAAGAAGTCAGGCCCTGTGCTAAAAAAACTTAATGAAGTTaggcagagagggagaaaacGATCAATGGTTGGataa